The following are encoded in a window of Sinorhizobium sojae CCBAU 05684 genomic DNA:
- a CDS encoding transglycosylase SLT domain-containing protein → MTERMMRRLALSALALVTSTCSAFASGGACEGEIVAAAAKYGIPTGILYSVGLTETGRKGSLQPYAMNVEGKAYFGSSARDVLARFDAARARGAKLIDLGCMQINYHFHGEQFRSPEEMLDPRRNVEYAARFLSNLRARHESWTMAVARYHAGPNNDPAQKKYVCRVIANLVATGYGKWTPNAAHFCK, encoded by the coding sequence ATGATGCGTCGACTGGCGCTGAGCGCGCTCGCGCTGGTTACGTCTACATGTAGCGCCTTTGCAAGCGGGGGCGCCTGCGAAGGTGAAATCGTCGCTGCCGCTGCGAAATATGGCATTCCCACCGGCATCCTCTATTCGGTCGGCCTGACGGAGACCGGCCGGAAAGGATCCCTTCAGCCCTATGCGATGAACGTCGAGGGCAAGGCCTATTTCGGAAGCAGCGCCCGGGACGTCCTGGCACGCTTCGACGCGGCACGCGCGCGGGGCGCCAAGCTCATCGATCTCGGTTGCATGCAGATCAATTATCACTTTCACGGAGAACAATTCCGATCGCCGGAAGAAATGCTCGATCCGCGCCGGAATGTCGAATACGCCGCCCGCTTCCTGTCCAACCTGCGGGCCCGGCACGAGAGCTGGACGATGGCCGTGGCGCGCTACCACGCCGGGCCGAACAACGATCCGGCGCAGAAGAAATATGTCTGCCGGGTCATCGCCAATCTCGTCGCGACCGGCTACGGCAAGTGGACGCCGAACGCGGCGCATTTCTGCAAATAG
- the rem gene encoding transcriptional activator Rem, with protein sequence MIVVVDERELVKDGYTSLFGREGIPSTGFDPKEFGEWVSTAADSDIDAVEAFLIGQGESALTLPRAIRDRSEAPVIAMSDTPSLETTLALFDCGVDDVVRKPVHPREILARVAAIRRRLKAIANYTDIGPIRVFADGRDPEINGDVFALPRRERRILEYLVANRGRRVSKSQIFNAIYGIFDEDVEENVVESHISKLRKKLRKKLGFDPIDSKRFLGYCIDWN encoded by the coding sequence ATGATCGTGGTGGTTGATGAAAGAGAGCTTGTGAAGGACGGCTATACGTCCCTGTTCGGTCGCGAGGGCATTCCCTCGACCGGCTTCGATCCGAAAGAATTCGGCGAATGGGTGAGCACGGCCGCCGATTCCGACATCGACGCGGTCGAGGCCTTCCTGATCGGCCAGGGCGAAAGCGCGCTGACCTTGCCGCGTGCCATTCGCGATCGCTCCGAGGCTCCCGTTATCGCCATGAGCGACACGCCGTCTCTCGAGACCACGCTGGCGCTGTTCGACTGCGGGGTCGACGATGTCGTGCGCAAGCCGGTTCATCCGAGGGAGATCCTCGCACGCGTCGCGGCGATCCGCCGTCGCCTGAAGGCAATCGCCAACTACACCGATATCGGGCCGATCCGCGTCTTTGCCGACGGACGCGACCCGGAAATCAACGGCGATGTCTTCGCCCTGCCGCGGCGCGAGCGGCGCATTCTGGAATACCTCGTCGCCAACCGCGGCCGCCGTGTCTCCAAATCGCAGATCTTCAACGCCATCTACGGCATCTTCGACGAGGATGTCGAAGAAAACGTCGTCGAGAGCCATATCAGCAAGCTGCGCAAGAAGTTGCGCAAGAAGCTCGGATTCGACCCGATCGATTCCAAGCGCTTCCTTGGCTACTGCATCGACTGGAACTGA